The genomic interval AACTTTGGTATTAAAGAATTGTTAGACACCTTCATTAATATCGCACCAAGTCCGAGAAGCAGAGAAGCTGAACAAAGAGAAGTTCTGGTAGAAGAGAAAAACTTTTCCGGATTCGTATTTAAAATACACGCCAATCTTGACCCTAAACACCGAGACCGTATTGCTTTCTTAAGGATATGTTCAGGTAAGTTTGAGAGAAACAAATTTTATTTCCATACACGTCAGGGTAAAAAACTTAAGTTTTCTAACCCAATGGACTTTATGGCCAATGAGAAAAGTATTGTAGAAGAAGCATGGCCAGGTGATGTTGTCGGATTATATGACAGTGGAAACTTTAAAATCGGAGATACATTGACTGAGGGAGAGCAATTGCAATTTAAAGGCATTCCTAGCTTCTCTCCTGAAATTTTTAAGGAAGTTGAGAATAAAGACCCGCTTCGTACCAAACAGCTTGAAAAGGGCATACAACAACTAACAGAAGAAGGTGTTGCCCAACTATTCACTCAACAACCAGGAAACAGGAAAATCATTGGCGCTGTAGGTGAATTGCAGTTTGAAGTAATTGCATTCAGACTGGAACATGAATATGGTGCAAAAGCACACTTCCGTATGCTGAGTTACAGCAGATCAAACTGGGTAACTTCTACAGATAAGAAGAAACTGGAAGAATTTGTAAAACGTAAAGGACAGCACATCGGACAAGATAAAGACGGAAACCCAGTTTTTCTTGCAGACAATGACTTTATGATTAATATGACTAAAAGAGATTATCCGGATATTGAATTCCACAAGACCTCTGAATTCAAATAAGCAACAAAATAAGAAGGGCTGTAGCGAAACAAATCGTTACAGCCTTTTTCGTACCCCTTTTATTTCGACAAACTGGCATTTTTATGCTACGAAAGTCTCAAAAAGCAATAAAATGCCTTTATTCTTTAATTAAACCGTTCGTCTACGATAAAATGGACTTGGTATAAAACATTTTAACAGGATTTTTTTATTCATTCTATTTGTTTCAACAAAACGAAATATTATGAAATCTCTGTTTAACATATCGCCATTTATACTCCTGTTAGTTCCTGCATTTGTGATGATGATCCTGACATTCGCAACCAGTGCCAGCCATACTGATCAGGCATCAGAAGTCGCTGCAAAAACAACCACAACTACAGCAGCTTCTTTAGATAAAGCCAGCATATCAATTGCTAAATAAAAAAGGGTATGCTGAATCTGCACCAGGATGCAAACCAGAATACCCCTTATCAATAAGTTATAGCGTATTATTTCAATTTGCTTAATGCAGCTTTAACACGTGGAATCATTTCTTTGATATCAGTCAGTGAACAAGCACCAACAGAAGCACGGAACCATGATTTAGTTTCATCCGTACCAAAACACGAGAATGGCACCAATGCCACCTGAGCCTCTTTAAT from Pedobacter sp. WC2423 carries:
- a CDS encoding peptide chain release factor 3; its protein translation is MIHPEIEKRKTFAIISHPDAGKTTLTEKFLLFGGAINTAGAVKRNKANQSSTSDFMEIEKQRGISVATSVMGFEYKDKRINILDTPGHKDFAEDTYRTLSAVDSVILVVDCVKGVEEQTEKLMAVCRMRNTPVIIFINKMDREGKDAFDLLDEIENKLNISLCPLSWPIGQGHTFKGVYSIYNKHLNLFEPDKTKIADPVIEVSDLNDPNLNNFLKPKELGELKNDLELVEGVYGTLDQNMYTEGLLAPVFFGSAINNFGIKELLDTFINIAPSPRSREAEQREVLVEEKNFSGFVFKIHANLDPKHRDRIAFLRICSGKFERNKFYFHTRQGKKLKFSNPMDFMANEKSIVEEAWPGDVVGLYDSGNFKIGDTLTEGEQLQFKGIPSFSPEIFKEVENKDPLRTKQLEKGIQQLTEEGVAQLFTQQPGNRKIIGAVGELQFEVIAFRLEHEYGAKAHFRMLSYSRSNWVTSTDKKKLEEFVKRKGQHIGQDKDGNPVFLADNDFMINMTKRDYPDIEFHKTSEFK